A stretch of Coccidioides posadasii str. Silveira chromosome 2, complete sequence DNA encodes these proteins:
- a CDS encoding uncharacterized protein (EggNog:ENOG410PGJK~COG:G~BUSCO:9292at33183) codes for MRVIIRKDPQAVSEYIADYIVSRIKAFAPTAEKPFVLGLPTGSSPEIIYGILVERYKAGDISFKNVVTFNMDEYVGIPRDHPQSYHTFMYKHLFSHVDIQPGNINILNGNAQDLAKECAEYEEKIARVGGIDLFLGGVGPDGHIAFNEPGSSLNSRTRVKTLAYDTILSNSRFFDNDVSKVPRKALTVGIKTIMDAHEVVIVVTGAHKAKALQKGLEGAVNHMWTLSALQLHQHPLIVVDEDATLELRVKTVKYFESIEQTGTDARTQGPPLVHRAKPYYKPVTSNGDVSSPSRPGLGLKVDTGFQRPLDDPDELTPDSMSSRILDSAVAGLDETMLNGDIIFDRMGSRIVTNG; via the exons AT GCGAGTCATCATCAGGAAAGACCCTCAGGCTGTGTCTGAGTATATCGCGGACTATATTGTTA GTCGAATCAAAGCATTCGCCCCAACTGCTGAGAAACCATTCGTGTTGGGCCTTCCAACCGGCAGCAGCCCAGAGATCATCTATGGGATCTTGGTTGAGCGCTACAAGGCCGGCGATATCTCCTTCAAGAACGTTGTGACCTTCAACATG GATGAGTATGTTGGCATCCCTCGGGACCACCCGCAGAGCTACCACACTTTCATGTACAAGCACCTCTTCTCCCATGTTGATATCCAGCCGGGCAATATCAACATCCTTAACGGAAATGCTCAGGACCTGGCTAAGGAATGCGCTGAATACGAAGAAAAGATCGCACGTGTGGGTGGTATTGATCTCTTTCTCGGCGGAGTCGGTCCAGACGGCCACATCGCTTTCAACGAGCCCGGTTCGAGCTTGAACTCGCGCACCCGCGTCAAGACCCTCGCATACGATACCATACTATCTAATTCACGCTTCTTCGACAACGACGTGTCCAAGGTCCCACGCAAAGCGTTGACTGTGGGTATCAAGACCATCATGGATGCGCACGAGGTCGTCATTGTCGTGACCGGAGCGCACAAGGCAAAGGCATTGCAGAAGGGACTCGAAGGAGCCGTCAACCACATGTGGACCCTGTCTGCGTTGCAGCTTCACCAGCATCCTTTGATCGTCGTCGACGAAGACGCAACTCTGGAGCTCAGGGTTAAAACCGTTAAG TATTTCGAAAGCATTGAGCAGACCGGCACCGACGCTCGCACCCAGGGGCCGCCGCTTGTCCACCGCGCCAAGCCTTACTACAAGCCCGTCACATCCAACGGCGATGTCAGCAGTCCTTCCCGGCCAGGGCTTGGTCTCAAGGTCGACACCGGATTCCAACGCCCGCTGGATGATCCTGACGAGCTCACCCCCGACAGCATGTCCTCCCGTATTCTGGATTCTGCCGTTGCAGGATTGGACGAGACCATGCTGAACGGCGACATTATTTTTGACCGCATGGGATCCCGAATTGTCACCAACGGTTGA
- a CDS encoding uncharacterized protein (EggNog:ENOG410PHBT~COG:C~BUSCO:5219at33183), protein MDTPSFPTQQLYYNGAVRNATSGKTFETVNPSDASVLASVEVASHADVDNAVKSAESAFSDWSKTPVSTRAKILLRAAEILRERNDEIARIETLDTGKAFSETSTVDVVTGADVLEYYAGLISGGGLNGETTQLREDAWVYTKKAPLGVCAGIGAWNYPIQIALWKSAPCLAAGNTMVYKPSEFTPLHGLVLSQIYTEAGLPAGVFNVVHGAGDVGAYLTAHPTIAKVSFTGQVSTGKKVACSAAGNMKYVTMELGGKSPLIILPDADLESAVDGAMLANFFSTGQVCTNGTRVFVPSKMKADFEALLLGKMGYIRAGPLMDPNTNFGPLSSSVHREKVMNYIRHGIDNDKATLLYGGPHPPANLDSSFRDGYWVSPTVFTNCTDDMKIVQEEIFGPVMSILTYDTIDEAVRRANNTPLGLAAGVFTRDINLAHKIIDRLDAGITWINSWGESPAEMPVGGWKMSGVGVENGRRGIEAWVRNKSTLVDMSGTVATVFTKL, encoded by the exons ATGGACACGCCGTCCTTTCCCACACAGCAACTCTACTACAACGGTGCAGTTCGAAATGCGACCTCCGGTAAAACCTTCGAGACCGTAAACCCTTCAGATGCATCCGTCCTCGCGTCTGTTGAGGTCGCATCCCATGCCGATGTCGATAACGCCGTTAAATCCGCCGAGAGCGCGTTTTCCGACTGGTCGAAAACCCCAGTCTCGACCCGCGCCAAAATCCTTCTGAGGGCCGCGGAGATTTTGAGAGAGCGAAATGATGAGATCGCCCGGATCGAAACGCTCGATACGGGCAAGGCGTTCTCGGAAACGAGTACGGTTGACGTCGTCACGGGTGCCGATGTGCTGGAGTACTACGCTGGGTTGATCAGCGGCGGTGGGTTGAACGGAGAGACCACGCAGTTGAGGGAGGACGCCTGGGTGTATACGAAGAAGGCGCCATTGGGTGTTTGCGCCGGAATCGGAGCTTGGAATTATCCCATTCAGAT TGCTCTATGGAAATCAGCGCCTTGCTTGGCCGCTGGAAACACGATGGTCTATAAACCCAGTGAATTCACGCCTCTCCACGGACTTGTACTTTCGCAGATATACACTGAGGCCGGTCTCCCAGCAGGCGTGTTCAATGTCGTCCACGGTGCGGGTGATGTCGGCGCATACCTCACCGCACACCCCACTATCGCCAAGGTGTCGTTCACGGGCCAGGTTTCGACGGGGAAGAAGGTCGCCTGCTCAGCGGCCGGAAATATGAAGTATGTTACTATGGAACTGGGCGGGAAGAGCCCACTCATTATTCTCCCCGATGCAGACCTGGAGAGCGCTGTAGATGGTGCAATGCTTGCCAACTTCTTTAGCACCGGACAAGTCTGCACGAACGGAACCAGGGTGTTCGTGCCTTCGAAAATGAAGGCGGACTTCGAGGCCCTGCTCCTCGGCAAGATGGGATACATCCGCGCTGGACCCCTGATGGACCCAAACACCAACTTCGGCCCGCTGTCATCTTCCGTACATCGCGAAAAGGTCATGAATTATATTCGCCACGGCATTGATAACGACAAAGCAACTCTGCTCTACGGCGGCCCGCACCCGCCCGCAAACCTCGACTCGTCCTTTCGAGACGGATACTGGGTTTCCCCGACTGTGTTTACCAACTGCACTGACGACATGAAGATCGTCCAAGAGGAGATCTTCGGCCCCGTCATGTCCATCCTCACCTATGATACTATCGACGAAGCCGTGCGTCGAGCAAACAATACGCCGTTGGGCTTAGCAGCAGGCGTGTTTACCCGTGATATCAATCTTGCGCATAAGATAATTGACAGACTAGATGCCGGAATTACATGGATCAATTCTTGGGGGGAGTCTCCGGCGGAGATGCCCGTCGGAGGATGGAAGATGAGCGGTGTGGGTGTCGAGAATGGGCGAAGGGGAATCGAGGCGTGGGTGAGAAATAAGAGTACGTTGGTGGACATGAGCGGGACGGTGGCGACGGTGTTTACAAAGCTATAG
- a CDS encoding uncharacterized protein (CAZy:AA3~CAZy:AA3_2~CAZy:AA3_3~EggNog:ENOG410PHQX~COG:E~BUSCO:4279at33183), whose product MPAKTTTELPVGDVDNYDYVIVGGGTAGCVIASRLAEYLPRMKILLVEGGPSDFMDDRVLLLKDWLNLLGGELDYDYGTTEQPMGNSHIRHSRAKVLGGCSSHNTLISFRPFEYDCKRWESKGCTGWSFETFSRVLDNLRNTVQPVHARHRNQLCKDWVNACSSAFDIPVIEDFNKEIRSTGKLTEGVGFFSVSYNPDDGRRSSASVAYIHPMLRGEEHKPNLTVLTDAWVSRVNVSGDTVTGVNVTLQSGTKLTLRPKRETIICAGAVDTPRLLLLSGLGPREQLSSLNIPVVKDIPGVGENLIDHPESIIIWELNQPVPPNQTTMDSDAGIFLRREPPNARDFDGDAADVMMHCYQIPFCLNTARLGYDTPTNAFCMTPNIPRPRSRGRLYLTSSDPNVKPALDFRYFTDPEGYDAATIVYGLKMARKVAQQSPFKEWIKREVAPGPNLTTDEELSEYGRRVAHTVYHPAGTTKMGDVTRDPMAVVDPQLKLRGLKNVRIADAGVFPDMPTINPMLTVLAIGERAAELIAQEAGWKGAAPRL is encoded by the exons ATGCCCGCAAAGACGACGACCGAACTTCCCGTCGGAGACGTGGATAACTATGACTACGTCATTGTTGGTGGTGGAACTGCCGGCTGTGTCATTGCCAGCAGGCTGGCTGAGTATCTTCCCCGTATGAAGATCCTACTCGTCGAAGGCGGCCCTAGTGATTTCATGGATGACCGTGTGCTCCTTCTCAAGGACTGGCTGAATCTGCTGGGAGGAGAGCTTGACTATGATTATGGCACCACTGAGCAGCCAATGG GTAATAGTCACATCCGGCACTCTCGCGCTAAGGTACTTGGCGGCTGCTCCAGCCACAATACTCTGATCTCCTTCCGCCCATTCGAATATGACTGCAAGCGCTGGGAGAGCAAAGGTTGCACGGGGTGGTCCTTTGAGACCTTCTCCCGCGTCCTCGACAACTTGCGCAACACCGTCCAGCCGGTCCATGCCCGCCACCGGAACCAGCTCTGCAAGGATTGGGTCAACGCTTGCTCAAGCGCCTTTGATATCCCAGTCATCGAAGACTTCAACAAGGAGATCCGTTCAACTGGAAAACTGACCGAGGGCGTGGGCTTTTTCTCCGTCTCTTATAACCCGGATGATGGCCGTCGTAGCAGTGCTAGCGTGGCCTATATCCACCCCATGCTGCGAGGAGAGGAGCACAAACCCAACCTTACTGTTTTGACAGACGCCTGGGTTTCCCGCGTCAACGTCTCTGGAGACACTGTGACCGGAGTGAACGTTACCCTGCAATCAGGCACCAAGCTTACCCTTCGTCCCAAACGGGAGACCATCATCTGCGCTGGTGCAGTCGATACTCCCAGACTCCTCCTACTCTCCGGCCTCGGCCCACGAGAGCAGCTCTCCTCTCTCAACATCCCCGTCGTCAAAGACATCCCGGGAGTCGGCGAGAACTTGATCGACCACCCCGAATCCATCATCATCTGGGAACTCAACCAGCCCGTTCCCCCCAACCAGACGACCATGGATTCTGATGCCGGCATCTTCCTCCGGCGTGAACCCCCCAACGCCAGGGACTTCGACGGCGACGCGGCCGACGTGATGATGCACTGCTACCAGATCCCCTTCTGCCTCAACACCGCCCGTCTCGGCTACGACACCCCAACCAACGCCTTCTGCATGACCCCCAATATCCCGCGCCCACGCTCCCGCGGACGTCTGTACCTCACCTCCTCCGACCCCAACGTCAAACCCGCCCTGGACTTCCGCTACTTCACCGACCCTGAGGGCTACGACGCCGCGACCATCGTGTACGGTCTCAAGATGGCGCGCAAGGTCGCCCAGCAGTCTCCTTTTAAAGAATGGATCAAGCGCGAGGTTGCCCCGGGCCCGAACCTCACCACCGATGAGGAATTGAGCGAGTACGGTCGTCGTGTGGCGCACACGGTGTATCATCCCGCCGGCACGACCAAGATGGGGGACGTCACTCGCGACCCGATGGCGGTTGTAGATCCACAGTTGAAGCTTAGGGGCTTGAAAAACGTGCGCATCGCAGATGCGGGCGTGTTCCCGGATATGCCTACTATCAACCCGATGTTGACGGTTTTGGCCATTGGAGAGCGTGCGGCAGAATTGATTGCTCAGGAGGCCGGATGGAAGGGGGCTGCTCCCAGGCtgtaa
- a CDS encoding uncharacterized protein (CAZy:CE9~EggNog:ENOG410PGIH~COG:G~MEROPS:MER0033184~BUSCO:6909at33183), producing MPSLIRNGDIHPRVTKFTNCRLAIDGKLIEKDLWIDSVSGKILQDQRAFYEDHICPDQVIDLGGRILAPGFIEVQINGAAGFDFSVPRETKDEYDAGLRVVNHALIKMGITSYLPTLTSQKKEVYAKVLPSLGPSGLLRRAEDGAESLGAHVEGPFLSPGKNGIHSHEVLITAENGFEDLIDCYGTENICVDEASTDLIPVKMITAAPEVGVMLSLIPQIQSQGIIYSIGHSDATYEQAVAAVDAGANMITHLFNAMRPFYHRHPGIFGLLGQSEKHRPFYGIIADGLHLHPTTIRIAYNAHPKGMILVTDAMRLCGMPDGIYDWTNGERIVKKGALLTLEGSDRLAGSSATLIECVNNFRQWAGARTVDAIAAVTETPAKMLGILGTKGTLAHGADADLVVLGEKRDENGGLGTLTVDQVWKFGVKVFDAEKA from the exons ATGCCATCCTTGATTCGGAATGGGGATATACATCCTCGCGtcacaaaattcacaaaCTGCCGCCTTGCCATCGACGGGAAGCTCATTGAAAAAGACTTGTGGATCGACTCTGTGTCGGGCAAAATACTCCAGGATCAACGCGCCTTTTATGAGGATCATATCTGCCCCGATCAAGTCATCGACCTTGGAGGACGTATCTTGGCCCCGGGTTTCATCGAAGTACAGATCAATGGCGCCGCTGGATTCGACTTTTCCGTGCCCCGAGAAACCAAAGACGAGTATGACGCTGGACTAAGAGTCGTAAATCACGCGCTGATAAAAATGGGAATCACGTCCTATCTCCCCACGTTGACCAGCCAGAAGAAAGAAGTATATGCCAAG GTTCTCCCTTCTCTCGGCCCTTCTGGTCTCCTCCGCCGTGCTGAGGACGGCGCCGAATCTCTCGGTGCTCACGTTGAAGGGCCATTCCTTAGTCCCGGAAAGAACGGAATCCACAGCCATGAGGTGTTGATTACCGCGGAAAACGGCTTCGAAGATCTCATCGATTGCTATGGAACCGAGAATATTTGTGTCGATGAAGCTTCTACCGATCTGATCCCCGTTAAGATGATCACTGCCGCCCCAGAGGTGGGCGTCATGCTCTCGCTCATCCCTCAGATCCAATCCCAGGGCATTATCTATTCCATCGGTCACTCCGACGCAACATACGAACAGGCTGTCGCTGCCGTCGATGCTGGTGCCAACATGATCACTCATCTTTTCAATGCCATGAGACCCTTCTACCACCGTCATCCGGGAATCTTTGGTCTCCTCGGCCAGTCCGAGAAACACCGGCCGTTTTACGGCATTATTGCCGACGGTCTTCATCTCCATCCGACAACTATCCGGATCGCCTATAACGCTCATCCGAAGGGGATGATCCTTGTCACTGACGCCATGAGGCTATGCGGCATGCCAGACGGTATATACGATTGGACCAATGGCGAGCGGATCGTCAAGAAGGGCGCATTGCTTACTCTCGAGGGCTCGGATCGCCTGGCAGGAAGTTCAGCCACGCTCATCGAGTGCGTGAACAATTTCAGACAATGGGCCGGTGCAAGGACCGTGGATGCCATTGCTGCAGTGACAGAGACGCCTGCAAAGATGTTGGGTATCTTGGGGACCAAGGGTACACTGGCGCATGGTGCTGATGCAGATTTGGTTGTGCTGGGAGAGAAAAGGGATGAGAACGGAGGCTTGGGAACTTTGACAGTTGACCAGGTGTGGAAGTTCGGCGTGAAGGTGTTTGACGCTGAGAAGGCCTAG
- a CDS encoding uncharacterized protein (EggNog:ENOG410PGEQ~COG:S~TransMembrane:12 (i47-71o91-110i117-136o142-162i182-201o213-233i269-287o307-325i337-356o379-402i414-433o445-466i)): MPGADEKRPPSSASTPPLEDVEGHHAPTTREGRPWMYKSPKIGPLTLPWYASPISQLLIVSFVCFLCPGMFNAVNGLGGAGQVDPSDVNKANTALYSTFAVVGFFAGSIANRLGLRTALFFGGFGYFLYVASILSYNHNGNVGFLIFAGALLGVCAGCLWTAQGAIMMSYPEEKSKGKFISWFWIIFNLGGVIGSLVPLGQNIHSKANAVNDGTYIAFMVLMFLGFILAFTLVDPKYVRRADGSHVILMKNPSWKSELLGLLEVARTDYYIVLYFPMFIASNWFTTYQFNAVNLAKFNIRTRALNNVLYWLFQMVGAFVFGYLLDLKVVRRTVRARAGLVLLFALTMAVWGGGWAFQKDYDRADINDHTPRMDWQDNSYIGPMFLYLFYGFYDAAFQTCCYWFMGSLTNNGRKLAHFAAFYKGIQSAGAAITWRLDDLHISYKVYFGSTWGLLAGSLVVAAPVIFWKIKDTIDLEDDLKFSDDTIEEVAATHVLEERHEK, translated from the exons ATGCCTGGCGCTGACGAGAAAAGACCCCCTTCTTCTGCTTCCACTCCTCCCCTCGAGGACGTGGAAGGTCATCATGCTCCTACGACTCGTGAGGGCAGACCATGGATGTACAAGTCTCCCAAAATTGGGCCCTTGACTCTCCCCTGGTACGCGTCGCCGATCTCACAGCTTCTCATCGTCTCGTTTGTCTGCTTCTTGTGCCCTGGAATGTTCAATGCCGTCAACGGTCTCGGCGGCGCTGGTCAAGTTGATCCCAGTGACGTTAACAAAGCCAATACCGCCTTGTACTCGACCTTTGCCGTTGTCGGTTTCTTCGCCGGCTCCATCGCCAATCGACTAGGTCTTCGCACAGCTCTGTTCTTCGGTGGCTTCGGTTACTTTCTTTATGTAGCATCGATTCTTTCCTATAACCACAACGGAAATGTCGGCTTTCTTATCTTTGCCGGTGCTCTCCTCGGTGTCTGCGCTGGTTGCTTGTGGACCGCTCAGGGTGCCATTATGATGAGCTACCCCGAGGAAAAGTCCAAGGGCAAATTCATCTCTTGGTTCTGGATTATCTTCAACCTGGGTGGTGTTATTGGAAGCTTG GTCCCCCTTGGCCAAAATATTCACAGCAAAGCCAACGCCGTCAACGATGGGACATACATCGCATTCATGGTCCTCATGTTCCTCGGATTCATCCTTGCTTTTACCCTGGTGGACCCCAAGTATGTGCGTCGTGCTGATGGCTCTCATGTCATCCTCATGAAAAATCCCTCCTGGAAATCAGAGCTGCTAGGTCTCCTCGAGGTCGCACGCACTGACTACTACATCGTCCTCTACTTCCCTATGTTCATTGCTAGCAACTGGTTCACCACCTACCAGTTCAACGCGGTCAACCTGGCGAAATTCAATATCCGCACCCGTGCTCTAAATAATGTTCTCTACTGGCTCTTCCAGATGGTTGGCGCCTTTGTTTTTGGCTACTTACTTGATCTCAAAGTAGTTCGCCGGACAGTCCGTGCTCGCGCCGGGCTTGTTCTGCTCTTTGCTCTAACAATGGCGGTTTGGGGTGGAGGCTGGGCATTCCAGAAAGACTATGACCGAGCGGATATCAATGACCACACTCCCCGCATGGACTGGCAAGACAATAGCTATATTGGGCCTATGTTTCTCTATCTCTTCTATGGTTTCTATGATGCCGCCTTCCAAACCTGCTGCTACTG GTTCATGGGCTCCCTCACGAACAACGGCCGTAAGCTGGCACACTTTGCTGCGTTTTATAAGGGCATTCAGTCTGCTGGTGCTGCCATCACCTGGCG CCTTGACGACTTGCATATTTCATACAAGGTTTACTTCGGCTCTACTTGGGGTCTTTTGGCAGGATCTCTCGTTGTTGCGGCGCCCGTCATCTTCTGGAAGATTAAGGATACCATTGATCTCGAGGATGACCTCAAATTCTCCGATGACACCATCGAAGAAGTTGCCGCTACACATGTTTTGGAGGAACGCCACGAGAAATAG
- a CDS encoding uncharacterized protein (SECRETED:SignalP(1-22)~EggNog:ENOG410PKAW~COG:O~MEROPS:MER0016549): MKGLTISSVLCWTTLFVPFVASAALPEQASEIHGRQVPNQPKGVKEIWSPDGFRIRYKEPGKEGVCETTPGVNSYSGYVDLGFDSHTFFWFFEARHDPANKPVTLWLNGGPGSDSLIGLFQELGPCNITEDLKSKVNPYSWTEVSNLLFLSQPVGVGFSYEKKQVGSMNNFTESIEPPEVNGITGRWPKITPSKIETTKQAAKATWNVVQAFYKALPRLDGKITSKSFNLWTESYGGHYGPTFFRYFEEQNKLIDQGRAHGVKLDFNTLGIINGLIDIAIQAPQYIEYAQKNTYGIHPLNETVINYMKMANSMPNGCQDQVAVCRLLNRTSLVPYSYCSGAQSMCRDNVEGMWYSFTDRGVYDIRHPREDPTPPDYFVDYLNQAEVQNALGVDFNYTRTSNPEIFAAFGRTGDWGYPDFIEDLEAILEMPVRVTLMYGDADYICNWFGGEAVSLAVNYTHAEKFRAAGYAPLLVDGIEYGQIREYGNFSFSRIYEAGHEVPYYQPLASLQYFNRTLNGWDIATGQVKVDGNYGTSGPQRSTHTEPYVPLPSETGS, translated from the exons ATGAAAGGGTTGACTATATCTTCCGTCCTTTGCTGGACGACACTATTTGTGCCATTTGTTGCTAGTGCTGCGCTCCCAGAGCAGGCCTCAGAGATTCATGGCCGCCAGGTGCCAAACCAGCCAAAGGGCGTGAAAGAGATTTGGTCTCCCGATGGTTTTCGAATCAGATACAAAGAGCCTGGGAAGGAAGGAGTCTGCGAGACGACTCCAGGAGTCAACTCGTACTCAGGATATGTTGATCTTGGGTTCGATTCGCATACATTCTTTTGGTTCTTTGAAGCGAGACATGATCCTGCAAATAAACCCGTTACACTCTGGCTCAATGGCGGCCCAGGAAGTGATTCGCTCATCGGCCTCTTTCAAG AACTTGGGCCCTGCAATATCACGGAAGACCTCAAGTCTAAGGTCAATCCTTACTCTTGGACAGAAGTGTCGAATCTTCTCTTCCTCAGTCAACCCGTGGGTGTTG GGTTCTCTTATGAGAAAAAACAAGTCGGCTCGATGAACAACTTTACAGAATCAATTGAACCACCAGAAGTAAATGGTATCACAGGCCGATGGCCCAAAATTACCCCTTCTAAGATTG AAACTACCAAACAAGCTGCAAAAGCCACATGGAACGTGGTGCAAGCTTTCTACAAAGCCCTGCCTCGACTTGATGGGAAAATTACGTCCAAGAGCTTTAATCTCTGGACGGAGAGCTATGGAGG GCATTATGGTCCAACC TTTTTTAGGTATTTCGAGGAACAGAACAAACTAATTGACCAGGGTAGGGCTCATGGAGTCAAGCTTGATTTTAACACCTTGGGAATCATAAACGGACTTATTGACATTGCAATCCAG GCACCGCAATATATTGAATACGCCCAAAAGAATACCTATGGAATTCATCCT CTCAATGAAACCGTCATCAATTACATGAAAATGGCAAATTCTATGCCGAACGGTTGCCAGGACCAGGTAGCAGTATGCAGATTACTGAATCGAACATCCCTCGTTCCCTACTCATATTGCAGCGGGGCACAGAGCATGTGTCGCGATAATGTTG AGGGGATGTGGTACTCGTTCACTGATCGAGGAGTCTATGACATCCGTCACCCGCGAGAA GACCCAACTCCGCCGGATTACTTCGTAGATTATCTCAATCAAGCGGAGGTGCAAAACGCCCTTGGCGTGGACTTTAACTATACGAGAACATCGAATCCTGAAATTTTCGCTGCATTCGGGCGAACTGGCGACTGGGGATACCCCGATTTCATTGAAGATTTGGAAGCCATCCTTGAGATGCCTGTGCGCGTTACCTTGATGTACGGTGATGCAGACTACATATGCAATTGGTTTGGCGGAGAGGCCGTTTCTCTTGCTGTGAACTATACCCATGCGGAAAAATTCCGAGCAGCCGGGTATGCCCCCTTGCTCGTTGATGGCATTGAATACGGGCAAATTAGAGAGTACGGAAACTTTTCGTTCTCAAGGATTTACGAAGCCGGCCATGAAGTACCCT ACTATCAACCTCTTGCGTCCCTCCAATATTTCAACCGCACCTTGAACGGGTGGGACATTGCCACCGGCCAGGTCAAAGTCGATGGAAATTACGGCACTTCAGGCCCACAGAGGTCTACACATACAGAACCATATGTTCCCTTACCCTCCGAAACAGGAAGCTAA